Part of the Salmo salar chromosome ssa10, Ssal_v3.1, whole genome shotgun sequence genome is shown below.
gttaccatggaattgTACATTTCAATAACTAGTATCAACCTTAACGTTACATTGCTGTCCTCTGGTGGTAAGTCGAATAACGAGCCACCTTCCCTGTTATACAATAATTCTAAGTGTCCCTGCTGTTTTGGATGAGGGAATATGTacagaaaaatataaatattttgtaGAAAATGTTATTTGTATCACCATGAGGTGGCTGACTTATCAATAGAAGAATAGACTAATACATTCAGTAATTGTCAAAAAATCTAGGACCAGAGTGAAGATTAAGACTGGCAATAAGCAAGGGCTCCTCTTCTTTCTGAATTCACCCGAGggcagtcatcattcaacatcaATGTTCAGCAGTCATGCTTCACTGTTGAATCTGACCTATGTTGAGTTCAATGTATTCAATTCAACAATAGAATTGAGGATATACCGTAAGTCCTAGCCTGCCATCCTTACTTCCTCAAAAAACAAAGGCACACATTTTCTTATTAAATCAACAGATTTTatttacagaaaaaaaaatgCAGGTGGACTGTTTTCAAACCATTTGGAGAACAGGAAAACATGCCTCCCCCCAGTTCAATAGAAATAATGAATTTACAAACAGTGAATTGAATACAGACTTTTCAAACCAAATACCAATATTGACAGTTGAGACAAAAGCCTTCATTGATCTCTTGGAGTGTGTTCCTGCGATTCCCCCATTACCCCTAACTACCTACCCTTACCTCCCCCCCAACCTCCTCGAGCAAAATCCCCCCTAACACACACTGCAGAACTTACAACTCATTACACTTTTCTGAAATTAATGCCATGGGAAGGAAGTAAACCGTTGTGTCTTGTAGCATTAGATTGTGACAAACAGGAAGAACAAGAAGCTAAAAGAGCCATGTAGCCCGAGGGTCATTTGGAGTAGTAAAGCGATGTCAGGAAAACATCCATATCAAATAAAAGGAGAGACGAGAAAAACAATGTATTCCTAAAACAGAAGAAAGTTATGGAATTTCTGTCCCGCCACCCCTATCCCACTCCCTACTGCCCTCCCTCCGCCACAAGCCTACGTTAGGGTCTCTACACGGACAGCGGTTGCAACAGTTAAACGTGATGATGGTGGCAGGCTCAGATTCATTGTTTAGTCGTTATATCATTACTTTGTATTTCATGTTAAAGTGGTTTAGCAGGCGCTATGTTGATTTTGTTTTGTGGCTTGGCCTTCAACAGGGTAATGAGTCCAACAATAGCCTGTCTCAAAGGGTGTGTCTACTACATGGGGCTAATCAGCAGATTTCAATAAACAACCAGCATCACAAGAGAAAACAAAGTTAAAAGAAAAGTTTTTTTAAAGTTTGGCCATCTTGGACAAGAACCCCCACTGTCTCCCTCCAACCCACCCCCTCCGAAaaaaacatgggacaaacacttcgttttttttaaattttctgtACGAAGCTAGTTAAAAGCAGAAGTTGGCGGTTTCCTCCCAAATCAATGGAAAAAGAAAGCCAGGTGGTGAGTTAGATCTCAACCCTGGCTGCCCATGCATCTGAACAGTAGTGAGTTAGGACAAAGACGACAAGTTACGGTTTTTCTCTTATGTGCATTTAAAATCACCAATTTACTTGTCTTTTTCCTCTTTTTTAATATATTccttaaatgtttattttattataataataCCTTTTTTTCCCTCCAAGACGGTGTCCTTTAAATGCAAATGAAGTAGGAAGAAGAAGAGGTCTTGGCAGAAATAAGGAGTGTGTTCTCACACCGACTTCCCGCTCGGTTTCTTTCAGCTTGTTTTACGTTTTCTACACTTCTATGTTGTTTTGAGCGTAAAGCCTGGTCCATGTCCGGGCTGCAACACAAAATAAGGAAGAGAGATGAAGTCAGAAAGCAAGACTAGGTCCATTATAGTCTGTTCTAAAAAAAGACATGCTTTGGTGACTGGTGAGAGTTAGTTCATTATTAGTCTTCTGGTAGAATCCTTGAGGCTTCAAGTTAACTTTGTCACATTTGTACTTGCTTTGCATGATAGGCTACAGAGTGAAAAAGCTACAATATAACAATTAAATGTTTATCAAAGGAAGTTATGACTTTATTAGATGTAGCATCTATAGTTACCAGCAAGATAAAGCATCTTCAACAATATGATTCAGTGTTGGATTGGCTGAATGGTAGCCTACATTTAGAGACTGAAGTACAATTGTAAcaaggttgtgttcattaggcaccacacAATAAAAGGGACAGAAACGGGAAGGAGTGCACTGCTCAGAGCCAGAAAAGGCTATACGGATACTACTGGCCTGTAAAACTATATTTCATTTCAGAACTGGTTAAAATTAGGTTATGGTAAGGGTCAGCTTTAGAATTTAGTTAGTTGTTTTGCAGGTCATGAGTGTCCTTATAGACTCTCCCCTCTGAGCCGGGTTTCATCTAGACTTACCCGTCTCTATGGCTTGAGCTTCATTGGACTTCCACTGCTCCGCAACATCATTCGCTAGAGGATCATCAGGGTTGGGAGCACTTAGTAATGCCTGGATTGATAGCAGGACTGTACGGATCTGCAAGGCTGGAGACCATTTATCTGTGAAGAGATTTGATGAAAACAAAAAAGGACAAAACAAGGGGGAGAAAGTGAGGGATGAAggaaggaggaaaaagggggaacgAGGGAGGCAGAAGGAGAGAGGTTTGAGCAATGTTTCTATTTTGAGTGACGTGGCAGTGAATAGGCAGTTAGTGGCATGTCGCAGCAATGGGGAGATGCGGCTTGAGTGAGAGGTCAAAAGTGTAATCAGAGGCCCTTGATATTTTGAGCGAGATTAAAAAGGCAAATCCCTCATAGTGCTCGCAGGCCAAACATGATTCTAACGCAGTGGGGATATGGCAGGAAACAATGCCCAGGCCTGTCCCACTAACAAGCCTGAACTTACTGATGTGTAtgacagagaaacagagcaggtgCAGCAATGTGACAGACAGTTAATGCGGTCTCATATCCCCAGTATCTGTTCAGTCACCTGGATTGTACATAAATCAttttgatgataaaacaggccaaatattagggctgggaattgccagggacctcaggatacgatattatcatgatacttTGGAACTGACGTTCCATGTTTCagatgtctgctgcagagggagcCATGAGAACACATTTTTATCAGTCACAGAAATAAAAAaactgctgaaaacaaattgtctcCCTATTTCAAAAgaaggagaacaagctatgaagggaaATAATATCCTGATATTTAACTATCGATCCTCCCCCCAATAGCAAATATATCGTGATATTTCCAGAAAGGTAGACGTACCTAAATGTCAGACCTAGAATCAGATAATGTTGGTTGCCACTATTTTAAAAAAGGAGCCATTTTTATTTCTCAATCTCAACTCGTAAAGCGCGCCTCCCATTCGGATGCATATGCTATAGCCTGCCTACCATTGACTATCAGCGGGTCACCCACCACTTTGCAATGTGAGCTTGAGGCATTAAAATggtttgaaacctgaacgttttactTCAATTCAAATAATGTCTtatcttgcttcaaagtagccttatCAAAATCCATCCATAGAAgttaattattttataaagactgcCATTAACCAGCCCTTCTCTCcagttctattggttttcatatcaactttctttcattgtccagaagccaaaggcacaatcctagtcatatttgCAACCCATCATAGTAGTTGCTATTAGAGTCCCCCTCTTTCTAAGTTTCTAACGGAGCtgttcatctctgtcacatatggAACTGCTCACATTAGGTGCGCTGTTTAGAACTGTGTTTTCTGCAAATTACATTTAGCCAAATGTTTGAGAATGACATTTTATTAGCTGCTTCATTACAGAAGTTGCATGTTCAATAATAGGCTATAGCCTTTTGACTGTAAGACGATTGGCTTGCTAACATTGCATGTTTCCATTAAGCTCTTCATGAAAAATGTCAGGTCCTTGTATGCATAAATAACGTTAGtatcagagaggaagagtcaAAGTGAGAGGTTTCACTCTCACAAAATCTGTCTAAAATAAGTCCAATGCaattctatgggcttattttgggcCTAAGTTTGTCGTCTGCTTTTCCCGCCTTgggacgactcccattgttagggtggaaacataagcatctcgtcattatatacagatctctgataGTATTTCCTGTTGGCCACCTCATTTTACTGttagattatttatttttttactgtttaTTGACTGGTTAATGAGTGTCAACTAGTCTGCAGCAAAATTGACAAAAATGTGCATCCCTAATCCCTTCCCAAACCTAACCGAAACTATTAGGGGTATGAAAGGaatatctgaccctgtatcagcTGCACCTGCAACATCTACCTACTCAATATTTTCAATACTGACATAATTTGCTCCATTATCGCTAACAATCTAGGCCAAAATCTTCATTTTCAAGCAGCCATGTTGTACTGACAAATAAAccagtttttttttaaactcaccATGTTGAAATGCTCCCCATTAACTAACTAAACATGAAACAACGGTGAAACATAGAAAAATCACTTTGGATGCCGGGCTACCATGTTGGTGCAAAACAAAGAGTCAAGCGTTTCTTACCTTTCAAGATGTCTAGACATATTCTTCCCAGCTTGTCTACGTTAGGGTGGTATATTTTGGTCATAAAGCGTACTTTTGGAGCTGCCATGGGGTATTCCTCGGGGAGAAAGAGTTCAAGTTTAAACGTGCCGCCTTCGAAGGGCGAGTCCTGGGGCCCGGCGATGACCACATGGAAATAGCGGGCGTTCCCTTCGTCAGGCTCCGCCTTAATGCCTGGGACAGGCTCAGCCATCAAGCGCTGAGTTTCCTGACAAACAAACGACAGACATAGAAACAGGGTATACCTCTATGCAAATACAGACACACAATCACAGTGAGGAAAGGTACAGTGGCTGCGTTCTGATTCTCCACCCTTCTCCCAAAGTTTGTAATTGCATACTCCCTTCTAATGAGGAAACTCTCTCCAGCcaatgtcctctgtagctcagttggtagagcatggcacttgcaacgccagaaTAGTGAGTTTGATACCCAGGACTACACGTATGTAAAATATATGCACGACTGTTAATCGCTTAGGATAAAAGCACCTGagaaatggcatatattattattcttATATAATACTTATACCAGTCCAATGGTTGGAAATccatgacagggagaagggtagGGAATCGGGACGTAGCCAGTGACAATGGTAAAGATGCAGAAAGACGGCGGCCCCCGTGTACTTAGAACAAATGCCTTGTTTGCTAAGTTCACCTTTTGTACACTGCTCTCCATTACTGTTTTGTTTATAGGCATTAGCACAGTATACATGATCCAAATTCTAGCTCCAAGACTGCAGcaattttaaaaatgaaaaagttaatttactggcacattgaaccatgtcgcACGCCGTAGTTTAAGAACACCGTGGGCAGTGCTAAAAACAATGACATATCTGATTCTTCCATCTTTATGCACCTTTGCCATTGTGTGATTTTGGAGTATTTGTCTCGACTAGAACAGAGAACTTAAGGTAGGCCTAGCCTATGTGAAAAGCAGCCTAAAGGCTCGGACACACCAATAGTGTTTGCCTGCCGAGAGTAATTAGCACCACTGAACAGAGTGCCGGCCGTATGAGAATGTCGGCAGCCAGACGTCAACAGTGCGCTAAGCGATCAGTTGACGAACGGGACATCCACTGTCCTTTACATGTCCTCCAAGAGGACAGATTGTCCCATGTCATTCCTGACACATGGCCCAGAGCCTGCCCTGACCCCTCTAGTAGCTCTTGAAAAGCATGCTGTTAACTGTGACAAATACCTCACTTTCACATAGCCTTGGCTTACTTTCAATATTTCAAAGGTTTCATTTTCCAGCAAGCGTACTGTAGTTGTCTTAGCATGTAGGCCACCTGCCACAATGTTCATTCTGTGCTTTCCCATTCGGAATCTATCAATCTAGTGGTGGTAACCATGGTTCAGTAGACAGTTTATGTTCCCTTGCTAACTCATACCTAACAATAGAAGAAAAATGGCACATTTTAGATTTACCCTCTTTATCAGCGTTAGTACTGATCAATCTTTCAAAGACATCGCCTACAGCCAAAAACATCTAGCCTAACAATTCTCCATCAAATGGATGGGAAACACACAAGCACCCTGTCCTGGGCCACGCCTCCAACTTGGCAGCAACCAGTGACTCACTACGCTTAGCCTAGTCGCTTACAAAGGAGACCTGTTGCCAAGAGGTGCATTGTggtcttctcctttctctctcacacacacatgggtTGGGCGGTATCCAAATTGTCATACCGTTTCTGTAGCATACCGGTATTACCGGTAGTGCACACAAGGGGCgctatcatttaaaaaaaaaaaacatttattttacacacaaaacaatttaggcaacagggatcttgatccaggaggggattgaatgtatgtctctgctgtaaccaaaaTCTTGAAATCTAGCCACTTAGCAAACCAAGTGCATGTAGCTGGAGATCATTTATTTGACATCTTAGATTTCTTTTAGTTCTACTTAACTTATTCAGTGGCATAGCACACACCCACGAAATACAGTATATCACCCAAGcctgcctgcacacacacacacacacacacacacacgtagctgGCTGCAATAGCACCTAAAGCAGAATATCAGGCAGCTGAGTCAGATTTCTCTCATTCTCTGCAATGTGCTAAGTGCTTTGAGGTGACAGAgtaatatttattattattaagcACCAATACAGAAGACAAACAGGGAAAGACTACCTgtatttgcccccccccccccaaaaaatgcttaTTTGGGTTTTCCATTACAAAACCGGCCCCAAAAAATGTTCCGTGGCGTGTCCTAAGGAATACGACCCAGGTGACAACTAGGGTTAACTTTCCCATCAACCACTGGAGCAGCAAGAGTACGTCATCAGACTATAGGCTGACTAGCTCATCGTGGCAGCCAAGTGTCCCGGACACAGGGCTGTGACCTGTAGAAACTCACACCCATCTCAATGTGATGGAGCAAAAGGAATCTGATACATCCTTATGGTATGCATGAGGCTGACTGGGTTACACACCTGAGCCAGAGAGGTGTGCAACAAGGGGCCACTGAAGGAATACTGCAGGTGCAGAAATAACAATGGACTTTTACAGGTCTAGGCCTATTCCTCTTCACTCGCCTATTTCTATTTTTCCAACAGCCTAAATGGAAGCCTAACACACCAATAACCATCTTTAGACACTTTCATTTCATGAGTTTATACTTAATATAAGTGCATAATCCTATAACAAAATCTTGAGCACTCTTCAGACAATAAATAGCCTCTCTCTACGATGATGATGCTACAGGTCAGGCTGAAGGACATCCCAGGTCAACAGAGCAATGTAGCTTAATAAATCAACTGTGTTAGCCTAGATCTATCTACAGGCAGCtttgacagacagacaactaataGAGGGGGAAAAAATAGTTGCCTAGCAGCAGCCACTGTTCCTGCTGCTGTTTTTTATTTCCCCAAATGCAACTCGGGGCAAGATTCCTGAAATGTTTCAGATAACCcacagacaaaaacacacagTCCAAACACAGACAAGCGAGGGGCTCCAGGACTGGTCGCACGCTCATTGGGGCTCAGGGGCCAAGCTCACTGGGAACAGTTCCAAGAACTTCGCATTTTCCCACCACATCCAACCAATGTAACCATCATGTGTGTTCCCTCCCTTACTCACACACCCCCCGCGCGATTGTCCTTCTCTCTGTTAGCATAACAGCACTGATTCAATGACAAATCGCAATGACACCAGACATGAACTTGGGAATGGGAACCACAGCTCAACATTCCCTGTGTGGGGGACATTGTTTTTGTGGGAGGGGATCATGATTGAAATGTTGAAAAGAACCATAGGATAGAGGCCAACTAGTATAAACTTTTCTTGGAAGCCTGCAAATTTGACTAAGAAAGTCTATGTttcatggctactttgaagaatctcaaatataaaatatattttgatttgtttaacacttttttggttactacatgattacatatgtgttacttcatagttttgatgtcttcactattattctagaatgtaggaaatagtaaaaataaagaaaaaccctggaatgagtaggtgtgtccaaacttttgactggtacggcaggtagcctagtggttagagcgttgggtcagtaaccgaaaggttgctatatcaaatccctgagctgacaaggtaaaaatctgtcggtgtgcccctgaataaggcagttaacccactgttcctaggccgtcattgtaaataagaacttgttcttaactgacttgcctagttaaaaatatatatatacacctttatttattttgaaacactgtgtgtatatatatttaaaatattttaTCGACATGATTTTTAGGCTATATCGCCCAACAATAGTGTAGATGGGTGACGGaacaaaaatctatttaatccattttaaattcaggctgtaacaagaaaatggggaataagtcaaggggtatgaatactttctctaGGCACTGTACTAGTATATCTAGGCTCATCACTTTCTTTAGTGTAtgtcaaaataaatgttatattgaTTTCCCACTTTTCTTGTGTCAGCATAGTCGATGTCTGAAATATAATTATAATCCttgtgtagctagctaaacaaaaacatttgtgtCTTGGGCTATTGCCCTGACAGCTATCAAATGGGTGTGTCATGACTACCTAGCTTTCTAATCAGAGAAATTGTTGACTGGTAAGTGGAATCGAACTATCCATTTCAATGAAGCTCAGTTAAACTGAAATCCTGCTTATGCCCTGGCCCCCAAGTATGTACGCAGTTATCCGTGTCTCCTGCCCACTGCCTATAACTTCTTATGCTAGTTAGCTAACACAGGCCTTGCGGAAAATATCTGCCACAATGGTCATGTTTTGATTAGTAAATAGCCTGCTAAATTGACCCTTTAATAAAAGGTTAAAGTATATTTTTTTACTCATGGGCAATTTAGCCCAAAATAAAGATTTCAGCCATTTATATTGTGGCACAGTTAAGAGAATAGGCTGTTTAATTGATTGTTTATTCCTTGCAACACATTTACGGCTAGCTAGCCTATTTGGAATGGGTGGCTGGCTAacggtttagctagctagttatagtGATTGCTAACGTTGTTTTGTCTATATGCTACATTCACCGTGTATAATGTATTAACGAATAAACAAACACCACATTTATCCGCCATTTTTAACAAGCATGGACGTATTTAACCCACCTTAAGATACTTATTCGGTTATGGAACAGGAACGAAACGGAAGTAGCTAACTTTGCAGCTAGTGCAAATGCAATCTAACTAATTTGCTAACAGTACAGAGCATTATCAGCATTAGCTCGTTTTATGAATCTGTCACACACAACAAAAAATATTCTGTCAAAATCACTGAATAATTACCTTAATAATCCTGCGGGGCAGTCCTGCCATCTTGTCTTTATTGCGGGGTTTAGCTGtaaccacagatagaacaatgagacagatatattaccggatgtataaatgtgaagcatccgcttggcgtttccTCTCACTTCCACatttggtagtgagaggaagtccagtgggagaagatgaacgcgatggattttggccgatgaaacatttgatctcaatacagttttctgttcttAAAACAACATTTTGTAGATTTCACTCTTTgccaaagtttttttttaaatcgagtTGTTTAGGACTGCAAAGGCAAATGTAGGtattgcacacgcgcacttcacatagtaggcgttccctaacagaAACACGCTAACGTTTAAgagaacgcgccaataggatctcactagcttGTCCTTGGCTCTGGTCACCGCCCTGCTTGTTCTGGCAACTATGACTCTTTGTTCCGATTGGACAGGcagtggtctatcttgggttagctATAAAAATCTTTGCTGTAGCTCTCTTGCTTCTTTTCTTTCGTTTGCATTGACAGCGAAAGGCGCGCGCACACACGTCTTCCGGTGTTCTGCAGTTCTGCGTCATGAGACCATCATTAAAGATTATGGAAAATGTAGTTTTATTATGGTTAATGGGTATGATAAGTGACAGTGTTTGATTGGACAGATCCACATCGCATTCACATCCTTGTACTATATTTAgtacaatcagaatgagttttccccacaaaagggctttattacagatttTAAACacatgtgtgcacaacatttgagagaaataagctttttgtgcatatggaacatttctgggaacttttatttcagctcatcaaaggtgggaccaacactttacatgttgcgtttatatattttttcaatttaGTTACAAGTATCTAGACAGGTCACATTGAAATGTTAATCAAAGTTGACAATGGAATATTTCAGAATTAAATTGTTTAAAAGCATAGTATTGTTATTTGACTTGTTCTAAGCCCCAATATGCcaaatacagtacattcggaaagtattcagaccccttgacttttcctacattttgttacgttactgccttattctaaaattgattaaatctttttttccctcatcaatttacacacaatacaccataatgacaaagcagaaacaggtttaCAGAAttttagaaaatgtttttttttttttaaataagcatttacataaatattcagatcctttactcagtactttgttgaagcacctctggcagtgattacagcctcaagtcttcttggttatgacgctac
Proteins encoded:
- the ube2n gene encoding ubiquitin-conjugating enzyme E2N (The RefSeq protein has 2 substitutions compared to this genomic sequence), with the protein product MAGLPRRIIKETQRLMAEPVPGIKAEPDEGNARYFHVVIAGPQDSPFEGGTFKLELFLPEEYPTAAPKVRFMTKICHPNVDKLGRICLDILKDKWSPALQIRTVLLSIQALLSAPNPDDPLANDVAEQWKSNEAQAIETARTWTRLYAQNNIEV
- the ube2n gene encoding ubiquitin-conjugating enzyme E2N isoform X1; the protein is MAEPVPGIKAEPDEGNARYFHVVIAGPQDSPFEGGTFKLELFLPEEYPMAAPKVRFMTKIYHPNVDKLGRICLDILKDKWSPALQIRTVLLSIQALLSAPNPDDPLANDVAEQWKSNEAQAIETARTWTRLYAQNNIEV